The Trichoplusia ni isolate ovarian cell line Hi5 unplaced genomic scaffold, tn1 tig00002105, whole genome shotgun sequence region GCCAgctcaaacatttatatttctcaGAGATCATTTGTTGTCTAAATTTGAAGAAGATACAGAgtgtggaaaataaaattatagaggGGGTATTGGttggataattttattagttaatattagttaataataattttaagttgatttaCCACTCTATGTTATCTGTGCTATCTGTAACATTACTCTATGACATTATTGTATCTGtgtcatttttcattattattgattaaagaGCCAACGTTTTTGTGCACCAGAAAATCTCTTTTTCTTTGAAGAATCCTATAAACctaataataactatcgtgagactgattcattattaaatgatgtaacggtttactcacgcgtatttatcggggtagcccgactagtttcggacccaaccggagtccttaatcatgagcagacgcggcgggatcgcgagtcgaactgacgtcagcggccgcgcatctcgctgcgtagcgtcgcgcccgcgccgtgagcggcggtggggccggcgacgccggtggcgcgggtggggggtctgctgtcgtcattggcatcgtccgtgctcccgtactggctgagtcagtgcatactatgctgaccgcgtcgctttccaggcttggcttcgtatgacataatgcagcattcagtgctggtttccacgctggtggcagtgtccatccacgatctctattgaaattcgggtgacggctgatttctatagcctcacgtacttttcgcggcacgaagtatttctccttcgctagtacggaggctttgtcgaaacgtatgtagtgtgccgtccccgcattacacacatgttctgccactgccgacttgtcggtgtccatgttcttcatgctgcgtatatGTTCTGTCtgtctggttgctacattacgccgggtttccccaatgtagctcaggcagcagtcgcacggtattttgtatactcccgggaagcctaaaggatccttgtccttggcagagcggatcatctgtcgcagttgtccgggtggccgatagatcgtcttgatgctatatctccggcgtaacaagcgacctatcttgtctgtgacaccctgcacgtatggtaagtacgcaggagtccgctcagcctccgccggacgcttgcgaGCTTCGCCCGCAGATCCCAGGAGACGTCTACACTTGCGCCACTGATATCCAttgcgctctaatacgtcacgtACATGCCTCAGTTCCGCATTGACGTATTCATGGTCGCAGAGAGCgagtgctcggttcagcagcgtacgaggcaccgaagataggtgtgagGGGTGGTGATGGGAGTCGGCTCGTAGGTACCGGTCTGTGTGCGTTGGCTTCCGGTATACGGTATGAGTCACCCGTCCGTTCGGCTCTCGGATGACCAGTACGTCCAGGAACGGTaactttccttctttttcctCCTCTATGGTGACCTCTATCTTCGCGTGCACCCGATTTAGGTGTGACGTCAGGTCCTTCAATGCGTCCCGGGCGACGACAGCAAAGATATCATCTACATATCGCCACCAGTATCGCGGTTTCACGTTTGCAGAGTCTAGTGCTTTTTTCTCAAACCACTCCATGAAGATGTTTGCCACAACGGGCGCCAGTGGTGAGCCCATAGCCACTCCGTCAATTTGGAGGTAAAAGTCCCCTCGCCACAGGAAATATCCACTTTTAAGACAATACGTGATACTCTCAACGTAGCCAGTAGGTAGTGTAGTTCCGCCTAAAAGGGTTGTGATTATTCGTATGACCTCATCTACTGGTACGTTGGTAAACAGCGacgtaatgtcaaaactaaCCATTATATCTGTGTCCTGCAGCTGTATACCCTCTAGCAATTCAACAAAATGACGGGAGTCTCTCACGTAGCTACTCGTTTGGCCCGTGTATGGTTGTAATAGTGTAGCCAGGTGACGCGACAGTTTATATCTAGCGTCTATCTGGCTAACTATAGGTCGTAGGGGCCAATttgatttgtgtatttttggcaaaccataaatTTTGGGTGGTGTCGGATTGAGTGGACGTagttaaatacgcgtgagtaaaccgttacatcatttaataatggaataattacaatatttttttgggggTGTATCGAAaataactacaatattttttggggGTGTATCGAAAGAAGCTTTTGTTGACCTGTTACGTTACTAATGACGTTTTATTCAATCactgattttatttagaaacgactgtatatatttgtttgcggaaaataaatataatgtcttCCTGCAATATTATTACATCTCGAAAGGGAAAAGTGCAATTGGTCGTTGATGGATTTATTTACTGTGTGAACAAAGTGCGTGACAATGTTTATTATTGGCATTgcattgaaaaatgtaataaaacgtgTAACATCTggattaaaactataaaacatgaAGATGAACACCATGTTGTAAGTAAGAAAATTAACGTGCATACTCACTTACCACAGCCTGAACTGATCCAAGTACGTAAACTTCATAAAGACCTAAAAGATAGTGCCGTATCGTGTGGAGATAGGCCTTCACAAATAATACAACGCTGTAATTATGCCATTCCGTCCACTAGTGCACCATTTATGCCAAATAAATCCGCTATGCAAGCTATGATTCACCGAGCAAGAAACCGAAATATTCCTAAACTTCCTGTTACACTCGAGGATTTAGTTATACCAGAAGAATACCAAACaataaatggtattttttttttgattgcCCATTATTGTCATGAAGGtgaaatagttataatttttgcaactgaacaaaatttaaaactccTCGCTGAAGCAGAATTCTGGATTATGGATGGCACATTTAGATGCAGTCCCAAACTGGTATATCAACTTTACACTATACACGCTATGGTAGGGGACCAGGAATCTACTCATCAGATTTTACCATTAGTGTATGGGCTCCTTTCGGGCAAGAGCGAACAttgctattttatatttttggagttACTGAAAAACAACACTTATAATAGGATAAACTTGGAATTAAATCCCAGAATAATCATTACAGATTTCGAGAAAGCCGCCATTAACGCTTGTAAACTTAGTTTTCCCAGAAGCCAACATAAGTGCTGCTTTTTTCATTTCGTTCAAATTATATGTATTGAAAGAGCAGGTCTATCACAAAGATACAGCCAAGACAGCCAGTTCGCTCATAAATTGAGACACATTACAGCTTTAGCATATTTACCACCCGACGAAATCCTCGCA contains the following coding sequences:
- the LOC113507440 gene encoding uncharacterized protein LOC113507440; protein product: MVSFDITSLFTNVPVDEVIRIITTLLGGTTLPTGYVESITYCLKSGYFLWRGDFYLQIDGVAMGSPLAPVVANIFMEWFEKKALDSANVKPRYWWRYVDDIFAVVARDALKDLTSHLNRVHAKIEVTIEEEKEGKLPFLDVLVIREPNGRVTHTVYRKPTHTDRYLRADSHHHPSHLSSVPRTLLNRALALCDHEYVNAELRH